From the Cucurbita pepo subsp. pepo cultivar mu-cu-16 chromosome LG05, ASM280686v2, whole genome shotgun sequence genome, one window contains:
- the LOC111794978 gene encoding protein YABBY 4-like, which translates to MSSSSSSPTSSTTTTTQQQQQQQLDHHLPSPEQLCYVHCNICDTVLAVSVPCSSLFKTVTVRCGHCTNLLPVNMRGLLLPSANQFHQLGHSFFSPSHNILENIPTPNSNYLINQFAATNTFGMPSRGVADELPRPPVINRPPEKRQRVPSAYNRFIKDEIQRIKSVNPDISHREAFSAAAKNWAHFPHIHFGLXTKKLKLF; encoded by the exons atgtcatcctcttcttcttctcctactTCTTCTACTACTACTACCactcagcagcagcagcagcagcagctggACCACCACCTTCCCTCACCTGAGCAGCTCTGTTATGTCCATTGTAACATTTGTGACACTGTCCTTGCG GTCAGTGTTCCTTGTTCTAGCTTGTTCAAAACTGTGACTGTGCGATGTGGGCACTGCACCAATCTGCTGCCTGTCAACATGCGTGGCTTGCTTTTGCCTTCCGCTAATCAGTTTCATCAGCTTGgccactctttcttttctccttccCATAACATTCTG GAAAACATCCCAACGCCAAATTCCAATTATCTCATCAACCAGTTCGCAGCTACTAACACTTTTGGAATGCCATCTCGAGGAGTTGCTGATGAGCTCCCTAGGCCACCAGTCATCAACAGAC CTCCGGAGAAGAGACAGAGAGTGCCCTCTGCATACAACCGCTTCATCAA AGATGAGATCCAACGCATCAAGTCAGTGAATCCGGATATATCCCACAGAGAAGCCTTCAGTGCTGCTGCTAAGAAT TGGGCACACTTTCCACACATTCATTTTGGTCTCATNacaaaaaaattgaaacttttttag
- the LOC111794787 gene encoding protein YABBY 4-like: MSSSSSSPTSSTTTTTQQQQQQQLDHHLPSPEQLCYVHCNICDTVLAVSVPCSSLFKTVTVRCGHCTNLLPVNMRGLLLPSANQFHQLGHSFFSPSHNILENIPTPNSNYLINQFAATNTFGMPSRGVADELPRPPVINRPPEKRQRVPSAYNRFIK; the protein is encoded by the exons atgtcatcctcttcttcttctcctactTCTTCTACTACTACTACCactcagcagcagcagcagcagcagctggACCACCACCTTCCCTCACCTGAGCAGCTCTGTTATGTCCATTGTAACATTTGTGACACTGTCCTTGCG GTCAGTGTTCCTTGTTCTAGCTTGTTCAAAACTGTGACTGTGCGATGTGGGCACTGCACCAATCTGCTGCCTGTCAACATGCGTGGCTTGCTTTTGCCTTCCGCTAATCAGTTTCATCAGCTTGgccactctttcttttctccttccCATAACATTCTG GAAAACATCCCAACGCCAAATTCCAATTATCTCATCAACCAGTTCGCAGCTACTAACACTTTTGGAATGCCATCTCGAGGAGTTGCTGATGAGCTCCCTAGGCCACCAGTCATCAACAGAC CTCCGGAGAAGAGACAGAGAGTGCCCTCTGCATACAACCGCTTCATCAAGTGA
- the LOC111795828 gene encoding peroxisomal acyl-coenzyme A oxidase 1-like, with the protein MEGVDHLAHERNRSQFDVDAMKIVWAGSRHAFEVSDRMSRLVANDPAFRKDNRAQLPRKELFKNTLRKTAYAWKKIVELKLTEEEAARLRFFVDEPAYTDLHWGMFVPFVKGQGTEEQLQKWLPLAYKMKIIGCYAQTELGHGSNVQGLETTATFDPKTDEFVIHSPTLTSSKWWPGGLGKVSTHAVVFARLITNGQDYGVHGFIVQTRSLEDHSVLPGITIGDIGMKFGNGAYNTMDNGVMHFDHFRIPRNQLLMRFSQVTKEGKYVQSDVPRQLVYGTMVYVRKTIVIDASNALSRAVCIATRYSAVRRQFGSQNGVETQVIDYKTQQSRLFPLLASAYAFRFVGEWLEWLYTDVTQRLGASDFSTLPEAHACTAGLKSVTTAATADAIEECRKLCGGHGYLCSSGLPELFAVYVPACTYEGDNVVLLLQVARFLVKTVSQLVSGKKPVGTTAYMGRLQHLMESSCKVQKAEDWLNPSIVLEAFEARSAKMSVECAKRLSKFTNQEEGFQELSPNLVEAAVAHCQLIIVSKFIEKLKGDIAGKGVKEQLQKLCSIYALYTLHKHMGDFLSTSTITPKQASLADDQLRSLYSQVRPNAVALVDAFNYTDHYLGSILGRYDGNVYPNLYNEAWKEPLNDSAVPDGYHEYIRPLLKQQLRNARL; encoded by the exons ATGGAGGGCGTCGATCATCTTGCCCATGAGAGGAACAGGTCCCAATTCGACGTCGATGCGATGAAGATCGTATGGGCGGGTTCTCGTCATGCCTTTGAAGTATCTGATCGAATGTCTCGATTGGTTGCTAATGACCCA GCCTTTCGAAAGGATAACAGGGCTCAATTACCAAGGAAGGAGCTGTTCAAGAACACGCTCAGAAAAACAGCTTATGCATGGAAGAAGATCGTTGAGCTTAAGCTTACTG AGGAGGAAGCTGCTAGATTAAGGTTCTTTGTGGATGAGCCAGCATATACAGATCTTCACTGG GGAATGTTTGTTCCATTTGTGAAAGGGCAAGGAACTGAGGAACAGCTACAGAAGTGGTTGCCATTGgcttataaaatgaaaataattggTTGCTATGCTCAAACCGAACTCGGTCATGGTTCGAATGTTCAAGGGCTCGAAACAACTGCAACGTTTGATCCAAAGACTGATGAATTTGTTATTCATAGTCCTACACTCACCTCAAGCAAA TGGTGGCCTGGTGGTTTGGGTAAGGTTTCAACACATGCTGTTGTATTTGCTCGTCTTATCACGAACGGTCAAGACTATGGAGTGCACG GTTTCATAGTTCAGACAAGGAGTTTGGAAGATCACTCAGTTCTACCTGGCATAACCATTGGAGACATTGGTATGAAATTTGGGAACGGAGCGTACAATACTATGGATAATGGGGTCATGCATTTTGATCACTTCCGAATCCCGAGGAACCAACTGTTGATGAG GTTTTCTCAAGTTACAAAGGAAGGGAAATATGTGCAATCAGATGTTCCACGGCAACTAGTTTATGGCACTATGGTATATGTTAGAAAGACGATTGTAATTGATGCTTCAAATGCCTTGTCACGTGCCGTCTGTATTGCTACTAGGTACAGTGCTGTTCGTAGACAATTTGGATCACagaatggtgtggaaacccag GTGATCGATTATAAAACACAGCAAAGTAGGCTATTCCCTTTGCTGGCTTCTGCCTACGCTTTTAGATTTGTTGGTGAGTGGTTAGAATGGCTATATACGGATGTGACTCAAAGACTGGGAGCCAGCGATTTCTCGACACTGCCTGAGGCTCATGCATGCACTGCAGGGTTGAAGTCGGTCACAACGGCTGCAACTGCT GATGCGATTGAGGAGTGCCGGAAGTTGTGCGGTGGCCATGGTTACCTTTGTAGCAGTGGGCTTCCCGAGTTGTTTGCGGTTTATGTCCCTGCCTGTACTTATGAAGGAGACAATGTTGTGCTACTATTGCAG GTTGCACGATTTCTTGTAAAGACCGTGTCCCAGTTGGTGTCTGGGAAGAAGCCTGTTGGTACAACAGCTTACATGGGACGACTACAACATCTGATGGAATCGTCTTGCAAAGTTCAGAAAG CTGAGGACTGGTTAAACCCAAGCATCGTTCTTGAGGCGTTTGAAGCACGGTCGGCTAAGATGTCTGTGGAATGTGCCAAAAGACTAAGCAAGTTCACCAATCAAGAAGAAG GTTTTCAGGAACTTTCTCCTAATTTAGTTGAGGCTGCAGTTGCACATTGccaattaattattgtttccAA GTTCATCGAGAAACTTAAGGGAGACATAGCAGGAAAGGGAGTAAAAGAGCAACTGCAGAAGCTTTGCAGTATTTATGCTTTGTATACACTACACAAACACATGGGTGATTTTCTTTCCACTTCCACCATCACTCCCAAACAGGCTTCTCTTGCTGATGATCAACTTAGATCTCTATACTCCCAG GTTCGTCCAAATGCAGTTGCTTTAGTCGATGCGTTTAACTACACCGACCATTACCTTGGCTCGATCCTTGGTCGCTATGATGGGAATGTTTACCCAAATCTCTACAATGAGGCGTGGAAGGAACCTCTAAATGACTCCGCCGTGCCTGATGGCTACCATGAATACATTAGACCATTGCTTAAGCAGCAGCTCAGAAATGCGAGGCTATGA
- the LOC111794791 gene encoding O-fucosyltransferase 30-like: MNILGSNRSKMKQWYAKKSNSQFRFSRFSLSVLALLFSFLFLLYLFSSSSSSFTSSTAFSTYDSRQCNSRILDLGERFLFYAPHSGFNNQLSEFKNAILMAGILNRTLVIPPILDHHAVALGSCPKFRVLDPREIRFSVWEHMFGLLRDGRYVSMADIVDISSLASYTSIKAIDFRIFAYLWCGMDLESVCSNEYHLKQCGRLLAGLDGNVDKCLHAVDEDCRTTVWTYQNGEVDGVLDLFQPNEQLKKKKKVSYVRRRRDVYQTLGPDSEAESATVLAFGSLFTAPYKSSELYIDIHEVRGDQRISSLMKNIEHLPFVPEILSAGKEYIDKIIKAPFLCAQLRLLDGQFKNHWKATFLALKQKLDSILQNANEQPIRIFVMTDLPESNWTGSYLGDLVSDSNRFKLFFLKEHDELVVRASEKVMAVGHGWRLASSAFGPDRIREMKKKCAAEKLPDILLYIEETVCSCASLGFIGTAGSTIAESIELMSKYGVCSGFLLWWIEHTVINYKAAFGCKYTYSFMFKTYFTQFFCIMLLQMDCLGD; this comes from the exons ATGAATATTCTCGGTTCTAACAGATCAAAGATGAAGCAATGGTACGCAAAGAAATCCAATTCACAGTTCCGtttctctcgtttttcttTGTCTGTTCTCGCTCTactcttctcttttctctttctcctctacctgttctcttcttcctcttcttcttttacctCTTCGACTGCATTTTCGACTTATGATTCGCGCCAATGCAACTCCCGGATCTTGGACCTGGGCGAGAGATTTCTGTTTTACGCGCCTCATAGTGGGTTTAACAACCAGCTGTCTGAGTTCAAGAATGCCATTCTGATGGCCGGGATTCTCAACCGGACTCTGGTTATTCCGCCGATTTTGGATCACCATGCCGTAGCTCTCGGGAGTTGTCCGAAATTCAGAGTTCTGGATCCTAGGGAGATTCGGTTTTCGGTTTGGGAGCATATGTTCGGGCTTCTTCGAGATGGAAG GTACGTTTCAATGGCGGATATTGTAGATATTTCATCATTAGCTTCTTATACTTCTATTAAAGCCATAGATTTTAGGATCTTTGCATACTTATGGTGTGGTATGGATCTGGAAAGTGTCTGTTCCAATGAGTATCACCTAAAGCAATGTGGTCGCCTACTAGCAGGGCTTGATGGGAATGTGGACAAATGTCTACACGCTGTAGATGAAGATTGCAGAACTACAGTTTGGACTTATCAAAATGGTGAAGTCGATGGTGTACTAGATTTGTTTCAGCCCAATGAACAgcttaagaagaaaaagaaggtgtCATATGTCAGACGCCGTCGGGATGTTTATCAAACCCTTGGACCTGATTCCGAAGCTGAATCAGCTACTGTATTGGCATTTGGCAGTCTTTTCACTGCCCCATACAAAAGTTCAGAACTGTATATTGATATCCATGAAGTTAGGGGAGATCAAAGAATTAGTTCTTTGATGAAAAACATTGAGCATTTACCATTTGTCCCAGAGATCTTAAGCGCAGGGAAAGAGTATATTGACAAGATCATAAAAGCTCCATTCCTTTGTGCTCAACTGAGATTGTTAGATGGGCAGTTCAAAAATCACTGGAAGGCTACTTTTCTGGCTCTCAAACAGAAATTAGACTCTATATTGCAGAATGCTAATGAACAACCTATTCGCATTTTTGTGATGACTGATCTTCCTGAATCTAATTGGACTGGAAGTTACTTAGGTGATTTGGTTAGTGATTCAAATCGTTTCAaactctttttcctcaaaGAACACGATGAATTGGTTGTTCGAGCATCCGAAAAAGTGATGGCTGTAGGACATGGCTGGAGATTGGCATCCAGTGCATTTGGTCCTGATAGAATTcgtgaaatgaagaaaaaatgtgCTGCTGAGAAATTGCCGGATATTCTCTTATATATAGAGGAAACTGTTTGCAGCTGTGCTTCACTTGGTTTTATTGGTACTGCTGGATCCACAATTGCCGAAAGCATAGAACTGATGAGTAAATATGGAGTATGTTCAG GCTTCCTTTTATGGTGGATTGAGCATACGGTCATCAATTACAAGGCTGCATTTGGCTGTAAGTACACGTACAGTTTCAtgtttaaaacatattttacaCAGTTCTTTTGCATAATGTTGCTACAAATGGATTGTTTAGGAGATTAA
- the LOC111794786 gene encoding axial regulator YABBY 1-like, whose protein sequence is MRGLLLPSANQFHQLGHSFFSPSHNILENIPTPNSNYLINQFAATNTFGMPSRGVADELPRPPVINRPPEKRQRVPSAYNRFIKDEIQRIKSVNPDISHREAFSAAAKNWAHFPHIHFGLMPDQTVKKTNIRQQEGDHGSVVMKDNGFYAAASPNVGVSHF, encoded by the exons ATGCGTGGCTTGCTTTTGCCTTCCGCTAATCAGTTTCATCAGCTTGgccactctttcttttctccttccCATAACATTCTG GAAAACATCCCAACGCCAAATTCCAATTATCTCATCAACCAGTTCGCAGCTACTAACACTTTTGGAATGCCATCTCGAGGAGTTGCTGATGAGCTCCCTAGGCCACCAGTCATCAACAGAC CTCCGGAGAAGAGACAGAGAGTGCCCTCTGCATACAACCGCTTCATCAA AGATGAGATCCAACGCATCAAGTCAGTGAATCCGGATATATCCCACAGAGAAGCCTTCAGTGCTGCTGCTAAGAAT TGGGCACACTTTCCACACATTCATTTTGGTCTCATGCCCGACCAGACAGTGAAGAAGACAAATATCCGGCAGCAG GAGGGAGATCATGGGAGTGTTGTGATGAAAGACAATGGATTCTACGCCGCCGCCTCACCCAACGTTGGTGTCTCCCAtttctaa